One genomic segment of Arachis duranensis cultivar V14167 chromosome 4, aradu.V14167.gnm2.J7QH, whole genome shotgun sequence includes these proteins:
- the LOC107484821 gene encoding mitochondrial uncoupling protein 1: MVAGGNSKSDISFAGTFASSAFSACFAEVCTIPLDTAKVRLQLQKQAVAGDAVTLPKYKGMMGTVATIAREEGLSALWKGIVPGLHRQCLYGGLRIGLYEPVKNFYVGRDHVGDVPLLQKILAAFTTGAVAIAVANPTDLVKVRLQAEGKLPAGVPRRYTGSLNAYSTIVRQEGVGALWTGIGPNIARNAIINAAELASYDQVKQTILKIPGFTDNVVTHLLAGLGAGFFAVCIGSPVDVVKSRMMGDSSYKSTLDCFIKTLKNDGPAAFYKGFIPNFGRLGSWNVIMFLTLEQTKKFVKSLESA, encoded by the exons GTGTGCACTATTCCCTTGGACACTGCCAAAGTTAGGCTTCAGCTTCAGAAACAAGCTGTAGCGGGTGATGCAGTGACCTTACCTAAATACAAGGGTATGATGGGAACGGTTGCAACCATTGCCAGGGAAGAAGGTCTTTCGGCACTTTGGAAGGGGATCGTGCCAGGGCTTCATCGTCAGTGTTTGTACGGAGGTTTAAGAATTGGTTTATATGAGCCT GTTAAGAATTTCTATGTTGGGCGTGATCATGTTGGAGATGTTCCTTTGTTGCAGAAAATCCTTGCTGCATTTACAACTG GTGCTGTGGCAATTGCAGTTGCAAATCCAACTGATCTTGTGAAAGTTAGACTACAAGCAGAAGGAAAATTGCCTGCTGGTGTGCCGAGGCGCTACACTGGCTCTCTGAATGCTTATTCTACAATTGTGAGACAG GAAGGAGTTGGAGCTCTTTGGACTGGGATTGGCCCCAATATAGCAAGAAATGCTATCATCAACGCTGCTGAACTAGCCAGCTATGATCAAGTGAAACAG ACTATTTTGAAAATTCCGGGATTCACCGATAATGTTGTGACTCATCTTCTTGCTGGTCTAGGGGCTGGGTTTTTCGCAGTCTGTATTGGCTCCCCTGTCGACGTG GTTAAGTCAAGAATGATGGGAGATTCTAGTTACAAAAGCACCCTTGATTGCTTCATCAAAACGTTAAAGAATGAT GGACCAGCAGCCTTTTACAAAGGGTTCATACCGAATTTCGGACGGCTAGGATCTTGGAATGTGATAATGTTTCTAACTCTAGAACAG ACTAAAAAATTCGTCAAAAGTTTAGAATCAGCCTAA